One window from the genome of Bacillus weihaiensis encodes:
- the atzF gene encoding allophanate hydrolase → MKSIEIPLKLTVNWLREKYEANVLTPNEVMEVIIQRAKEDEEKNIWIIAPNMDHIQPYLDRLSTIDFHSSPLWGVPFAIKDNIDLAHMPTTAGCAEYQYIPSEHATVVERLVNAGAIPIGKTNLDQFATGLVGTRSPYGETHNSLRPELISGGSSSGSAVSVARGQAAFSLGTDTAGSGRVPAALNNLVGLKPSLGAWSTLGVVPACASLDCVTVFSHNLEDAYQVDTIVRGYDEKDRWSRDLARPKRELPKKICLPDNDLPFYGPYAQEYKQAWNQAVQRIQRLNIPIEYIDYQFFAEAAAILYDGPFIAERWAELGGFIDEHPGASFPVTEKILRSGCQSKYDAASVFQSMHKLQEFKRKASRILKNAVLVTPTAGGTWTREQVFEDPIQTNSKLGLYTNHCNLLDLSAVAVQAGNASENLPFGITFFALSQGEGLLAEACKQFLTNDSKEATTLVAVCGLHMRGFPLEKQMLEHGATFIREAVTAEKYQFIKLATEPQKPGLIRKHSGGKAIELEIWEMPISSFGSFAKSIPAPLGLGKIELDNGAEIPGFICEGYAAEGAVDITEAGSWRRVPLGV, encoded by the coding sequence ATGAAGTCGATCGAAATTCCTTTAAAGCTCACGGTAAATTGGTTACGTGAAAAATACGAAGCCAACGTTTTAACACCCAATGAGGTGATGGAAGTTATTATTCAACGTGCAAAAGAAGACGAAGAAAAGAACATCTGGATTATAGCTCCGAACATGGACCACATTCAGCCTTATCTTGATCGTCTTAGTACAATAGATTTTCATTCTTCACCATTATGGGGCGTTCCTTTTGCCATTAAAGATAATATAGATCTAGCTCATATGCCTACTACAGCAGGGTGTGCTGAATATCAGTATATACCTTCAGAGCATGCGACTGTAGTGGAAAGGTTAGTAAATGCTGGAGCTATCCCTATAGGAAAAACAAATTTAGACCAATTTGCAACAGGGCTTGTTGGAACGCGAAGTCCATATGGAGAAACACATAATTCTCTTCGCCCAGAGCTTATTAGTGGTGGATCAAGCTCAGGTTCGGCTGTTTCAGTAGCAAGAGGGCAAGCTGCTTTTTCGTTAGGTACTGATACAGCTGGTTCAGGAAGGGTACCGGCTGCTCTCAATAATCTAGTAGGGTTAAAGCCAAGCTTAGGCGCATGGTCTACTTTAGGAGTGGTACCAGCATGTGCTAGTCTGGATTGTGTGACTGTCTTTTCGCATAATCTAGAGGATGCGTATCAAGTAGATACAATTGTTAGAGGATATGATGAAAAGGACCGTTGGTCTCGTGATCTCGCACGACCAAAGAGGGAATTACCAAAAAAAATCTGTCTACCGGATAATGATCTCCCATTTTATGGTCCATATGCGCAGGAATATAAGCAAGCTTGGAATCAAGCAGTACAACGGATTCAGCGACTTAATATTCCAATTGAGTATATCGATTATCAATTCTTTGCTGAAGCAGCGGCGATTCTTTACGATGGACCTTTTATAGCCGAACGTTGGGCTGAATTGGGTGGCTTTATTGATGAGCATCCTGGAGCATCATTTCCTGTTACAGAAAAAATCCTTCGTTCTGGTTGCCAATCAAAGTATGATGCAGCGTCTGTGTTTCAATCTATGCATAAGCTTCAAGAATTTAAACGAAAAGCATCCCGTATTTTAAAGAATGCTGTGCTTGTTACACCAACTGCTGGGGGAACCTGGACGCGTGAACAAGTCTTTGAAGATCCGATTCAGACTAATAGTAAGCTGGGATTATATACAAATCATTGCAATTTATTAGACTTAAGCGCGGTTGCTGTGCAAGCAGGTAACGCCTCTGAAAATCTGCCTTTTGGCATTACTTTCTTCGCTTTATCACAAGGAGAAGGTTTACTTGCAGAAGCCTGTAAACAGTTCTTAACGAATGATTCTAAAGAGGCTACAACACTAGTAGCAGTATGTGGCTTGCATATGAGAGGCTTTCCATTAGAGAAACAAATGCTCGAGCATGGGGCAACGTTTATTAGAGAAGCTGTAACAGCTGAAAAATATCAGTTTATAAAATTAGCAACGGAACCTCAAAAACCGGGTTTAATCAGAAAGCATTCAGGTGGAAAAGCAATAGAGCTTGAAATTTGGGAAATGCCAATCTCCTCATTTGGTTCATTCGCAAAAAGCATTCCTGCCCCATTAGGACTGGGGAAAATTGAATTAGATAATGGTGCTGAAATACCAGGCTTCATTTGTGAAGGCTATGCTGCAGAAGGAGCAGTGGATATAACAGAAGCAGGAAGCTGGAGGAGAGTTCCTTTAGGAGTGTGA
- the uca gene encoding urea carboxylase has translation MFKKVLIANRGAIAVRIERTLKKLGIQSIAVYTKADQDSLHVDHANEAILIGEGAAKDSYLHADLILKTAIEAGADAIHPGYGFLSENADFARACQEKGIVFIGPDPEQMEMFGLKHSAREIAEKAGVPMLSGTNLIDSLDTALEYAKEIGYPVILKSTAGGGGIGMRVCNSGEELRAAYDGVRHLAQTNFNNAGLFLEKYIAKARHVEVQIFGNRFGEVVTLGERDCSIQRRNQKVIEESPAPNLLEDVRQKMYAAAKSLAEEVGYRSAGTVEFLYDPETTEFYFLEVNTRLQVEHGVTEEVLGIDLVEWMVKESANELKDLLTLIAKPVGHSIQARIYAEDCFHDFRPSAGQLDQVILSHLSRNETWVRDGLTVTSLYDPMLAKIIVHGKDRQEAISKLLIALSETRMYGITTNLHYLQALLHEEDCVQGNVYTRMLNHFETVENAIEVLDGGIQTTVQDWPGRKGHWDVGVPPCGPMDPLSFRIGNKLLGNSEDAPGLELTLRGGSYQFRNDMWFCLTGADMDAKVDGERVPLYCPILAKKGQVITFGEAKVGMRAYLLISGGFDMPRILGSSSTFTLGNFGGHGGRALRTGDVLSVRNDVIPPTHELPKQHQPKVANTWTIGVIPGPHCTEEFLQPDYLTQLTETKWEIHFNSSRTGVRLVGPKPLWTREDGGEAGLHPSNIHDNAYAIGTLDLTGDMPILLGPDGPSLGGFVCPVTTASAEFWKIGQLHPGDTVQFQLITLEEAERLRKLQEANLQAIGEGDFSHVREAELTDPTEEITAAYPVLKTVTNRQIPMTIRCSGDENLLIEYGDMELDLLLRFQAHVLMDAIEKNDDFPVLDLTPGIRSLQIHIDASKLTVKEAADKVVEIDRGLPPLESIQVPSRIVRLPLSWNDPSVQLATERYQQNVRPDAPWCPDNLEFIRRINGLESIEDVKKVVFDANYLVLGLGDVYLGAPVATPMDPRHRLVTTKYNPARTWTPENAVGIGGAYMCVYGMEGPGGYQFVGRTIQMWNKLRSTESFEKGKPWLLRFFDQIQFYPVEADELLQLREDVLRGRFEVDITETTFDLGEYLKFNDEIKESAELFKQRQQAAFHAERERWKEQGIEEHVSEEDSLGATEEDVIPEGSQPITCSMPGSIWKVLVSPGQQVKQGDVLIIEESMKMEFPQLSPCNGKIAEVYVKPGDSVHAGQLIVSIFEEEKVGVVQ, from the coding sequence ATGTTTAAAAAAGTACTTATTGCCAATCGAGGGGCCATTGCAGTCAGAATTGAACGAACGTTAAAAAAGTTAGGTATCCAGTCTATTGCTGTGTATACGAAAGCAGACCAAGACAGCTTACATGTTGATCATGCAAATGAGGCAATCCTTATCGGAGAGGGAGCAGCTAAGGATAGTTACTTACATGCCGATCTTATTTTGAAAACAGCTATAGAAGCAGGTGCTGATGCGATCCATCCTGGCTATGGATTTTTGAGTGAAAATGCTGATTTTGCTCGTGCCTGTCAAGAAAAGGGAATCGTTTTTATCGGACCAGATCCTGAACAAATGGAGATGTTCGGTCTTAAGCACTCTGCGAGGGAAATTGCTGAAAAAGCGGGTGTGCCCATGTTATCTGGTACAAATTTGATAGACTCTCTTGATACAGCTTTAGAGTATGCAAAAGAAATAGGCTACCCTGTGATTTTAAAAAGTACGGCTGGTGGTGGCGGTATTGGGATGCGTGTGTGTAACAGTGGGGAAGAACTTCGTGCAGCATACGATGGAGTTCGTCATCTAGCGCAAACAAATTTTAATAATGCTGGCTTGTTTCTAGAAAAATATATTGCAAAAGCACGACATGTAGAGGTTCAAATTTTTGGGAATCGCTTTGGGGAAGTCGTGACTCTTGGTGAACGAGATTGCTCGATTCAACGTCGGAACCAAAAGGTTATTGAAGAAAGCCCAGCACCAAACCTACTTGAGGATGTGCGCCAAAAGATGTATGCAGCTGCAAAGAGCTTAGCAGAAGAAGTGGGGTATCGTAGCGCCGGTACAGTTGAGTTTTTATATGATCCCGAAACCACTGAGTTTTATTTTCTTGAAGTTAATACTCGCTTACAGGTTGAGCACGGAGTAACGGAAGAAGTGTTAGGGATTGACTTAGTAGAGTGGATGGTTAAAGAATCGGCAAATGAGTTAAAGGATCTACTCACACTCATTGCTAAACCAGTAGGTCATAGCATCCAAGCACGCATCTATGCAGAAGATTGTTTTCATGATTTCCGCCCTAGTGCTGGTCAGTTAGATCAAGTCATTCTCTCTCATCTTTCACGTAATGAAACATGGGTACGTGATGGACTAACCGTAACCTCTCTTTATGATCCAATGCTTGCAAAAATCATTGTTCATGGGAAAGATAGACAGGAGGCTATTAGCAAGCTACTAATAGCCTTGAGTGAAACGCGTATGTATGGAATTACAACGAATCTTCACTATTTACAAGCATTGCTGCATGAAGAGGATTGCGTACAAGGAAATGTTTACACGAGAATGTTAAACCACTTTGAGACAGTTGAAAATGCAATTGAAGTACTAGATGGTGGAATTCAAACAACAGTACAAGATTGGCCAGGGCGAAAAGGACACTGGGATGTAGGGGTACCTCCTTGTGGGCCAATGGATCCACTTTCCTTTAGGATTGGCAATAAGCTTTTGGGAAATAGCGAAGATGCCCCTGGCTTGGAACTTACGTTAAGAGGGGGCTCTTATCAATTTCGAAATGATATGTGGTTTTGTCTAACTGGAGCAGATATGGATGCGAAGGTTGATGGTGAAAGGGTTCCGTTGTATTGTCCAATCCTTGCGAAAAAGGGTCAAGTAATAACTTTTGGAGAAGCAAAAGTAGGAATGAGAGCATATCTCTTAATTTCAGGTGGTTTTGATATGCCGAGAATTTTAGGAAGTTCCTCAACATTTACTCTTGGGAATTTTGGTGGACATGGTGGAAGAGCTCTTCGAACGGGCGATGTCTTATCGGTACGAAACGATGTGATCCCACCTACACATGAACTTCCAAAACAACATCAGCCTAAGGTTGCAAATACGTGGACAATTGGTGTCATTCCAGGTCCTCATTGTACCGAAGAGTTTTTACAGCCTGATTATTTAACACAGCTTACTGAAACAAAGTGGGAAATTCATTTTAATAGCTCTCGAACAGGAGTCCGGTTAGTTGGTCCAAAGCCGCTCTGGACTCGAGAGGATGGAGGGGAAGCCGGTCTACACCCTTCTAATATCCATGACAATGCATATGCAATTGGAACTCTGGATTTAACAGGGGATATGCCTATTTTACTTGGTCCAGATGGTCCTAGTCTTGGTGGATTTGTCTGTCCTGTTACTACTGCATCAGCTGAGTTTTGGAAAATAGGTCAGTTACATCCCGGTGATACGGTTCAGTTTCAATTGATCACTCTAGAAGAAGCTGAACGTTTGCGTAAGCTTCAGGAGGCTAACCTACAAGCAATTGGAGAAGGTGATTTTTCTCACGTAAGAGAAGCTGAACTAACGGACCCTACTGAAGAGATAACAGCTGCATACCCTGTGCTAAAGACCGTAACAAATCGTCAAATCCCTATGACAATTCGTTGTAGTGGGGATGAAAATTTGTTGATTGAATATGGAGATATGGAGCTGGATTTATTACTTCGCTTCCAAGCACATGTCCTTATGGATGCGATAGAGAAAAATGATGACTTTCCTGTTTTAGATCTGACACCAGGAATTCGTTCGTTACAAATTCATATTGATGCTTCTAAACTAACGGTGAAGGAAGCGGCAGATAAAGTTGTAGAAATCGATCGGGGCCTGCCACCGCTAGAATCGATTCAAGTGCCTTCACGAATTGTGAGGCTACCCTTATCTTGGAATGACCCTTCCGTTCAATTGGCAACAGAGCGTTATCAGCAAAATGTACGTCCAGATGCACCATGGTGTCCGGATAACTTAGAATTTATCCGTCGTATCAACGGATTGGAAAGTATTGAAGATGTAAAAAAAGTGGTTTTTGACGCGAATTATTTAGTCCTTGGTTTAGGTGATGTTTATTTAGGTGCACCAGTAGCAACGCCAATGGATCCACGTCATCGTTTAGTTACTACAAAGTATAACCCAGCTAGAACATGGACACCTGAGAACGCAGTTGGAATTGGTGGAGCCTATATGTGTGTGTACGGTATGGAAGGACCTGGTGGGTATCAATTTGTCGGTCGTACGATTCAAATGTGGAATAAGCTTCGTTCGACGGAAAGCTTTGAAAAAGGGAAACCATGGTTACTAAGATTCTTTGACCAAATTCAATTTTATCCGGTTGAAGCAGATGAATTACTACAGCTTAGAGAAGATGTGTTGCGTGGTCGTTTTGAAGTTGATATTACAGAAACAACCTTTGATCTTGGGGAATATTTAAAATTCAATGATGAAATAAAAGAAAGTGCAGAACTGTTCAAGCAACGCCAACAAGCTGCTTTTCATGCAGAACGTGAAAGATGGAAAGAACAAGGAATAGAAGAACATGTGTCAGAAGAAGATTCTTTGGGAGCAACGGAAGAGGATGTTATCCCCGAAGGTTCACAGCCGATAACCTGTTCAATGCCAGGTAGTATATGGAAGGTACTTGTTTCACCAGGACAGCAAGTGAAACAAGGTGATGTCCTTATAATAGAAGAAAGTATGAAAATGGAATTCCCACAACTGTCTCCTTGTAATGGGAAAATAGCCGAGGTTTATGTAAAACCAGGAGATTCTGTCCATGCAGGCCAATTAATCGTTAGTATCTTTGAAGAAGAGAAGGTAGGTGTGGTCCAATGA
- a CDS encoding urea amidolyase associated protein UAAP2, whose protein sequence is MAVLNYVESSRKLEEAIYDRVIPAGEGWMHELLPGQVLRIVDLEGNQAADTLFYHADDPEDHYSAVATMAGQKNIYLSSGTILRSESNKELLKIVADTCGRHDTLGGACSAQSNTVRYSHDTLPMHNCRDTFMLQLSKYGETYTKRDLAPNINFFMNVPVTKDGGLTFADGVSAPGRYVEVQSIVKTVALISNCPQLNNPCNAYHPTPIRVLIWNQ, encoded by the coding sequence ATGGCGGTTTTAAATTATGTAGAAAGTTCTCGAAAGCTTGAGGAGGCTATTTATGATCGAGTAATTCCAGCAGGTGAAGGGTGGATGCATGAATTATTGCCTGGTCAGGTGTTAAGAATTGTGGATTTAGAGGGGAATCAAGCGGCGGATACATTATTTTACCATGCAGATGATCCAGAAGATCATTATAGTGCCGTCGCGACAATGGCTGGGCAAAAAAATATCTACCTATCATCAGGTACGATCCTACGTTCAGAATCAAATAAAGAGCTTCTTAAAATTGTTGCCGATACGTGTGGACGACATGACACATTAGGAGGAGCTTGTTCAGCACAAAGTAATACCGTTCGTTACTCGCATGATACACTCCCAATGCATAATTGCAGAGATACCTTTATGCTTCAGCTCTCTAAATATGGTGAAACCTATACAAAGAGGGACTTAGCACCTAATATCAATTTCTTTATGAATGTACCGGTTACTAAAGATGGTGGGTTAACCTTTGCGGACGGTGTATCAGCACCTGGCCGCTATGTAGAAGTACAGTCTATTGTTAAAACAGTCGCATTAATTAGTAATTGTCCACAATTAAACAATCCATGTAACGCTTATCATCCAACACCAATACGTGTACTCATTTGGAATCAATAA